In Mytilus edulis chromosome 4, xbMytEdul2.2, whole genome shotgun sequence, the following proteins share a genomic window:
- the LOC139521328 gene encoding uncharacterized protein, with amino-acid sequence MKKETSIEVNNIEQQYECRGMCAIRRAPEYWTTLGSSKTRTSEQAIEGQRLIKQQLEELPPNTTVAFTDGSCMGNPGPCGAGAIIYNNEEEETIQYPVSNRGSILLAELVAIKLVLEKIDNYNYRNVKQLNIYSDSQSAIGIITLNWKSENYHKTIQEIKNRKIKLEQKGFSINIIWTPGHSDIEGNEQADRLAKAAAKEADNREEMSSITTKQDIKQAARTSVIQKWKTQWESSEVGRRFFNHHPDASKRIKLDFPSKKHFNILNSLRSGYSKLKGYQHFINRHVEDNKCTCGEIESVEHFLLSCDNYSLDREKLRQSIYFKTGTLNLDLEELLNTEASADIQYAVSEFIDDTRRFDHLFL; translated from the coding sequence ATGAAGAAGGAAACATCAATTGAAGTAAATAATATTGAACAGCAATATGAATGTCGTGGCATGTGTGCAATTAGAAGGGCACCGGAGTACTGGACTACATTGGGAAGTTCCAAAACAAGAACCAGTGAACAAGCCATTGAAGGACAAAGacttataaaacaacaattagaAGAACTTCCTCCAAATACAACAGTGGCATTCACAGATGGCTCATGCATGGGAAATCCTGGGCCTTGTGGTGCAGGAGCCATTATATACAATAATGAAGAGGAGGAAACAATACAGTACCCTGTATCAAACAGAGGATCAATACTACTAGCAGAGCTAGTAGCCATTAAACTTGTGCTGGAAAAAATAGACAATTATAATTACCGTAATGTTAAACAACTTAACATATACTCTGACAGCCAATCCGCCATAGGCATTATAACCTTAAATTGGAAATCAGAAAACTATCACAAAACCATACAAGAAATCAAAAACAGGAAAATAAAATTGGAACAAAAGGGTTTTAGTATCAACATCATTTGGACACCGGGGCACTCTGATATAGAGGGAAATGAACAGGCTGACCGTCTAGCAAAAGCAGCGGCAAAAGAGGCAGATAATAGGGAGGAAATGTCTTCAATCACGACAAAACAAGACATCAAACAAGCGGCGAGAACGTCAGTCATTCAAAAATGGAAAACACAATGGGAATCTAGTGAGGTtgggagaagattttttaatcatCACCCAGATGCATCAAAAAGAATCAAACTAGACTTCCCATCAAAAAAACACTTCAATATACTAAACAGTCTCAGATCAGGATACTCCAAACTAAAGGGGTATCAACATTTTATTAACAGACATGTAGAAGACAACAAATGTACTTGCGGAGAAATAGAAtctgtagaacattttttattatcttgtgACAATTACAGTTTGGATAGAGAAAAACTCCGCCAgtcaatatatttcaaaacagGAACACTTAATCTAGATCTAGAAGAATTACTTAACACAGAAGCCAGTGCAGACATACAATATGCAGTGTCCGAGTTTATAGACGATACTAGAAGAtttgatcatttgtttttataa